DNA from Streptomyces rishiriensis:
CGCGGCGCCGCTGGTCGGCGACCGGATCGCGGTGGTCGGCGGGGGCATGGTCGGCTGCTCGGTGGCCGCGCTGCTCGCCCGCTTCCCCGGCGTCCGCGTGCAACTGGTGGACGCCGACCCGGCGCGGGCCAAGGTCGCCGAGGCCCTCGGTGTCGACTTCGCCGCTCCCGAGGACGCGCGCGACGGTCTGGACCTCGTCGTGCACGCCAGCGCCACCGAGCAGGGGCTCGCGCGTTCCCTGGAGCTGCTGTCCGCCGAGGGCACCGTCCTCGAACTGAGCTGGTACGGCGACCGGAAGGTCTCCCTCCCGCTCGGCGAGGACTTCCACTCCCGGCGGCTGGTCATCCGCAGCAGCCAGGTCGGCACCGTCTCCCCGGCCCGCCGCGCCAGCCGGACGTACGCCGACCGGCTGGCGCTCGCCCTGGAGCTGCTGGCCGACCCGGCGCTCGACGCCCTCGTCACCGGAGACAGCGCATTCGAGGAGCTGCCGGAGGTGATGCCGAAGCTCGCGTCGGGCGAGATTCCGGCCCTGTGTCACCGCGTCAGGTACGAGCCGGAGCGCCTGACCTGAGAAAAGAGTGAGATCGGGCTGAACAAGGGGAAGTGAAGGTCCGTACTACACGGCATCCCCCGGGCGGCCAACGGCC
Protein-coding regions in this window:
- a CDS encoding zinc-dependent alcohol dehydrogenase — protein: MSVTARAFWVSSPGEGEIREVVVPDPAEDEVLVRSSWSGVSRGTETLVFRGGVPESQRAAMRAPFQEGDFPAPVKYGYLNVGVVERGPAALVGRTVFCLYPHQTRFVVPAAAVTVVPDSVPAPRAVLAGTVETAVNALWDAAPLVGDRIAVVGGGMVGCSVAALLARFPGVRVQLVDADPARAKVAEALGVDFAAPEDARDGLDLVVHASATEQGLARSLELLSAEGTVLELSWYGDRKVSLPLGEDFHSRRLVIRSSQVGTVSPARRASRTYADRLALALELLADPALDALVTGDSAFEELPEVMPKLASGEIPALCHRVRYEPERLT